The following proteins come from a genomic window of Kitasatospora cineracea:
- a CDS encoding glycoside hydrolase family 13 protein: MNTPTARPAQPWWRTAAIYQVYVRSFADGNGDGVGDLAGVRSRLPYLRDLGVDALWFNPWYRSPMADGGYDVADYRDIDPLFGTLAEARELIADAHEHGLRVIVDLVPNHCSDQHPWFREALAAAPGSAERERFWFAPGKGESGELPPNDWQSYFGGNAWTRTADPDGTPGDWYLHLFAPEQPDLNWEHPEVRTEFESVLRFWLDRGVDGFRIDVAHGLAKKPGLPDVGPDPDVTDLPYQDVDAVHEVYRSWRKITDGYPGERVFVGEVWLPTPEQFARYLRPDELHSAFNFEFLCCAWEFDAVKDVVDATLAAHAEVGAPPTWVLSNHDTIRHVTRYGREDTSFDMGNKRLGAPTDRNLGLRRARAAALLTMALPGGVYVYQGDELALSEVEDLPDELIQDPTFVRSGGADRGRDGCRVPLPWTADGASLGFSPDGAAAPWLPQPADWAGRSVAAQDADPHSALTLYRTALRLRRTELAALPETLTWLPADPGALAFTRDGSFACLVNFTDRPLPLPEGSTVLLTSTPLDDTLLPPDTCAWLRLPATDS, encoded by the coding sequence GTGAACACGCCCACCGCCCGCCCCGCCCAGCCCTGGTGGCGCACCGCCGCCATCTACCAGGTCTACGTGCGCAGCTTCGCCGACGGCAACGGCGACGGCGTCGGCGACCTCGCGGGCGTGCGCAGCCGCCTGCCGTACCTGCGCGACCTCGGCGTGGACGCCCTCTGGTTCAACCCCTGGTACCGGTCCCCGATGGCCGACGGCGGCTACGACGTCGCCGACTACCGCGACATCGACCCGCTGTTCGGCACCCTCGCCGAGGCCCGCGAACTGATCGCCGACGCCCACGAGCACGGCCTGCGGGTCATCGTCGACCTGGTGCCCAACCACTGCTCCGACCAGCACCCCTGGTTCCGCGAGGCGCTCGCCGCCGCGCCGGGCTCCGCCGAACGGGAACGCTTCTGGTTCGCTCCCGGGAAGGGGGAGAGCGGCGAACTGCCGCCCAACGACTGGCAGTCGTACTTCGGCGGCAACGCCTGGACCCGCACGGCCGACCCGGACGGCACCCCCGGCGACTGGTACCTGCACCTGTTCGCCCCCGAGCAGCCCGACCTCAACTGGGAACACCCCGAGGTGCGCACCGAGTTCGAGTCCGTCCTGCGGTTCTGGCTGGACCGCGGCGTGGACGGCTTCCGGATCGACGTCGCCCACGGCCTCGCCAAGAAGCCCGGCCTGCCCGACGTCGGCCCCGACCCCGACGTCACCGACCTCCCCTACCAGGACGTCGACGCCGTCCACGAGGTCTACCGCTCCTGGCGCAAGATCACCGACGGCTACCCGGGCGAGCGGGTCTTCGTCGGCGAGGTCTGGCTCCCCACCCCCGAACAGTTCGCCCGCTACCTGCGCCCGGACGAGCTGCACTCCGCGTTCAACTTCGAATTCCTCTGCTGCGCCTGGGAGTTCGACGCCGTGAAGGACGTGGTCGACGCCACCCTGGCCGCCCACGCCGAGGTCGGCGCCCCGCCCACCTGGGTGCTCTCCAACCACGACACCATCCGGCACGTCACCCGCTACGGCCGCGAGGACACCTCCTTCGACATGGGCAACAAGCGGCTCGGCGCCCCCACCGACCGGAACCTGGGCCTGCGCCGCGCCCGCGCCGCCGCCCTGCTCACCATGGCCCTGCCCGGCGGCGTCTACGTCTACCAGGGCGACGAACTCGCGCTCAGCGAGGTCGAGGACCTCCCGGACGAACTGATCCAGGACCCCACCTTCGTCCGCTCCGGCGGCGCCGACCGCGGCCGCGACGGCTGCCGCGTCCCGCTGCCCTGGACCGCCGACGGCGCCTCCCTCGGCTTCTCCCCGGACGGGGCCGCCGCCCCGTGGCTCCCGCAGCCCGCCGACTGGGCCGGCCGGAGCGTCGCCGCCCAGGACGCCGACCCGCACTCCGCACTTACCCTCTACCGCACCGCCCTGCGCCTGCGCCGCACCGAACTCGCCGCCCTGCCCGAGACCCTCACCTGGCTGCCCGCCGACCCGGGCGCCCTCGCCTTCACCCGCGACGGCTCCTTCGCCTGCCTCGTCAACTTCACCGACCGGCCGCTGCCCCTCCCGGAAGGCAGCACCGTCCTGCTCACCAGCACCCCGCTCGACGACACCCTCCTCCCCCCGGACACCTGCGCCTGGCTGCGGCTGCCGGCCACCGACAGCTGA
- a CDS encoding GDSL-type esterase/lipase family protein, whose product MTPSPSSPSRYRRTLAALAATVCVATATGLAPARASVVEAPAADAPWVVSLGDSFISGEAGRWAGNSNEPADGWSRTDRAHDAATDESDPHRVYGASYDSGCNRSDVAEVQSLALDVRKLNLACSGATSSAVKLPEHGGQPFKGEPSQAGQLQAAVNGQPLRAVVVSIGGNDLGFSDIITDCTKEFVKPFGGSPCAPDAAKTVQERLPGVRQAAADTLADVKAALERAGHAPGSYRLVLQSYPSPLPEAARIRYPGEKYDRLTQGGCPFFDRDLTWAHDDLVPEISATLAGAAHDAGAEFLDLSRAFEGREVCATGTRQADPGNPPTGETAEWVRFVTSGVGQGQLQESLHPDSFGQQALGTCLSLQLEQDAADHRCTNTPGKGPADMALAPRP is encoded by the coding sequence ATGACTCCCTCCCCCTCCTCCCCTTCCCGGTACCGCCGGACGCTCGCCGCCCTGGCCGCCACCGTGTGCGTGGCCACCGCGACGGGCCTGGCCCCCGCCCGCGCCTCCGTCGTCGAGGCACCCGCGGCCGACGCGCCGTGGGTGGTGTCGCTGGGCGACAGCTTCATCTCCGGTGAGGCCGGGCGCTGGGCCGGCAACAGCAACGAACCGGCGGACGGCTGGTCCAGGACCGACCGGGCCCACGACGCGGCCACCGACGAGAGCGATCCGCACCGGGTGTACGGCGCCTCCTACGACAGTGGCTGCAACCGCTCCGACGTCGCCGAGGTGCAGTCCCTGGCGCTCGACGTCCGCAAGCTCAACCTGGCCTGCTCCGGGGCGACGTCGAGCGCCGTCAAGCTGCCCGAGCACGGCGGGCAGCCGTTCAAGGGCGAGCCCTCGCAGGCCGGACAGCTCCAGGCAGCGGTGAACGGGCAGCCGCTGCGCGCCGTGGTGGTGTCCATCGGCGGCAACGACCTCGGCTTCTCCGACATCATCACCGACTGCACGAAGGAGTTCGTCAAGCCCTTCGGCGGCTCCCCGTGCGCCCCCGACGCCGCGAAGACCGTCCAGGAGCGGCTGCCCGGCGTGCGGCAGGCCGCCGCCGACACCCTCGCCGACGTGAAGGCGGCGCTGGAACGGGCCGGGCACGCGCCCGGCTCCTACCGGCTGGTCCTGCAGTCCTACCCGTCCCCGCTGCCCGAAGCCGCCCGGATCCGCTACCCCGGGGAGAAGTACGACCGCCTCACCCAGGGCGGCTGCCCGTTCTTCGACCGGGACCTCACCTGGGCCCACGACGACCTCGTGCCCGAGATCAGCGCCACCCTCGCCGGGGCCGCCCACGACGCCGGCGCGGAGTTCCTCGACCTCTCCCGCGCCTTCGAGGGCCGCGAGGTCTGCGCCACCGGCACCCGCCAGGCCGACCCCGGGAACCCGCCCACCGGCGAGACCGCCGAGTGGGTCCGCTTCGTGACCAGCGGCGTCGGCCAGGGCCAGCTCCAGGAGTCCCTGCACCCCGACAGCTTCGGCCAGCAGGCCCTCGGGACCTGCCTGAGCCTCCAACTGGAGCAGGACGCCGCCGACCACCGCTGCACCAACACCCCCGGCAAGGGACCCGCCGACATGGCCCTCGCCCCGCGCCCCTGA
- a CDS encoding universal stress protein, which translates to MTQQILTGYDGSPRSRTAVHWAGAEAARHGAELTVLRVWPWLGPSEPDGPTTDPVRRAEHGDLEAVAREVLAAHPDLTVATQAAAGDTADALVDASVEYDLLVLGSDGPGALADLLGGSVALSVAARASCPVALVREQPDAPEDELPLIEGELPTPENPLPTATNPFPATVPEDVPPATAAPRPAPANPSSTTATATATATAVAPSPSPAAVLEGELSASAPHSATAVAPSPGPAEIVVGVAGESSLPAVEFALAEAARSGGRVRAVHGWELMPFWSATPGWLPPDTDADDQASRIEADLTRALAAARAAHPEVELVVEARLGGAAGGLLSAAEHADLVVLGRRPHLLGHSLGPVAHAAVRNSPAPVVLVPQP; encoded by the coding sequence ATGACCCAGCAGATCCTGACCGGCTACGACGGCTCCCCGCGGTCCCGGACCGCCGTGCACTGGGCCGGTGCCGAAGCCGCCCGGCACGGCGCGGAACTGACCGTGCTGCGGGTCTGGCCCTGGCTCGGCCCCTCCGAGCCCGACGGCCCCACCACCGACCCGGTCCGACGGGCCGAGCACGGCGACCTGGAGGCCGTGGCCCGGGAGGTCCTGGCCGCCCACCCAGACCTGACGGTGGCCACCCAGGCAGCCGCGGGCGACACCGCCGACGCTCTGGTCGACGCCTCCGTCGAGTACGACCTCCTGGTCCTCGGCTCCGACGGCCCCGGCGCACTGGCCGATCTCCTGGGCGGCTCGGTGGCCCTCTCCGTCGCCGCCCGCGCCAGTTGCCCAGTGGCCCTGGTCCGGGAGCAGCCGGACGCCCCGGAGGACGAACTCCCGCTCATCGAAGGCGAGTTGCCCACTCCGGAGAACCCCCTCCCCACGGCGACGAACCCGTTCCCCGCCACCGTCCCGGAAGACGTACCGCCCGCCACCGCGGCTCCCCGCCCCGCCCCGGCGAACCCGTCATCCACCACCGCTACCGCCACTGCCACCGCCACTGCCGTTGCCCCGAGCCCGTCCCCCGCCGCCGTCCTGGAGGGCGAACTGTCCGCGTCGGCCCCGCACTCCGCCACCGCCGTCGCCCCGAGCCCCGGCCCGGCCGAGATCGTGGTGGGTGTGGCGGGTGAATCCTCGCTGCCCGCCGTGGAGTTCGCGCTCGCCGAGGCGGCCCGCTCGGGCGGGCGGGTGCGGGCCGTGCACGGCTGGGAGCTGATGCCGTTCTGGTCGGCGACGCCCGGTTGGCTGCCGCCCGACACCGACGCCGACGACCAGGCGTCGCGGATCGAGGCCGACCTGACCCGGGCGCTGGCCGCCGCCCGCGCCGCCCACCCGGAGGTCGAACTGGTCGTCGAGGCCCGCCTCGGCGGCGCCGCCGGCGGGCTGCTCTCCGCCGCCGAGCACGCCGACCTGGTGGTCCTGGGCCGCCGCCCGCACCTGCTGGGCCACAGCCTCGGCCCGGTCGCGCACGCCGCCGTCCGGAACAGCCCCGCCCCGGTGGTCCTCGTCCCCCAGCCCTGA
- a CDS encoding C40 family peptidase → MSRGTPRSWRAAALLVAAFLFVPAVPAAAEPPPPPAGAGEDPGGSGPTGAGQELDRLARDVAAARHTAEAAEQQYTAAAGELAQRRKESADAARQADQQRGRLTEAETEAARLVAEQYRNGGLGSLARLFLADRPEDFLDRQQRAASDSRSAAAVLRDLREARNRMVLLSERAGQAEQSASAAADRAQRALEQARQGAARTEQVLAAATAEQLGRLDQWESALADGAARQLAAAANAAGPGGGASAAGRRAVDFALAQRGKPYLWGGTGPDAFDCSGLTSQAWRAAGVPIPRTSQQQWAGLHHIALRDLRPGDLVIYHGDAGHVALYLGGGAVVHAPHTGTVVKLAPVTMLPILGAVRPDPDAPPEPAPPAAGPAAAVPPQ, encoded by the coding sequence GTGTCCCGTGGCACACCCCGGTCCTGGCGGGCTGCGGCCCTGCTGGTGGCAGCGTTCCTGTTCGTTCCGGCGGTGCCGGCCGCGGCCGAACCGCCGCCGCCGCCGGCCGGGGCGGGCGAGGACCCGGGGGGTTCCGGGCCGACGGGGGCGGGACAGGAGCTCGACCGGCTGGCCCGGGACGTCGCGGCGGCCCGGCACACCGCCGAGGCCGCCGAGCAGCAGTACACGGCCGCCGCAGGGGAGTTGGCGCAGCGCCGGAAGGAGTCGGCGGACGCCGCCCGGCAGGCCGACCAGCAGCGCGGGCGGCTCACCGAGGCCGAGACCGAGGCGGCCCGGCTGGTCGCCGAGCAGTACCGCAACGGCGGACTCGGCTCGCTGGCCCGGCTGTTCCTCGCCGACCGGCCCGAGGACTTCCTCGACCGGCAGCAGCGCGCCGCGTCCGACTCGCGCAGCGCCGCGGCCGTGCTGCGCGACCTGCGGGAGGCCCGCAACCGGATGGTGCTGCTCTCCGAACGGGCCGGGCAGGCCGAGCAGTCGGCGTCGGCGGCCGCAGACCGGGCCCAACGGGCCCTGGAGCAGGCCCGGCAGGGCGCCGCCCGGACCGAGCAGGTGCTGGCCGCCGCCACCGCCGAGCAGCTCGGCCGGCTCGACCAGTGGGAGAGCGCCCTCGCGGACGGCGCCGCCCGGCAGTTGGCCGCCGCCGCGAACGCCGCGGGCCCCGGCGGCGGGGCGTCCGCGGCCGGGCGGCGGGCCGTCGACTTCGCCCTCGCCCAGCGCGGCAAGCCCTACCTGTGGGGCGGCACCGGCCCCGACGCGTTCGACTGCTCCGGCCTCACCTCGCAGGCGTGGCGGGCCGCGGGCGTCCCGATCCCGCGCACCAGCCAGCAGCAGTGGGCGGGCCTGCACCACATCGCCCTGCGCGACCTGCGCCCCGGCGACCTGGTGATCTACCACGGGGACGCCGGCCACGTCGCGCTCTACCTGGGCGGCGGCGCCGTCGTGCACGCCCCGCACACCGGCACCGTGGTCAAGCTCGCGCCCGTCACCATGCTGCCGATCCTGGGGGCCGTCCGCCCCGACCCGGACGCCCCGCCGGAGCCGGCCCCGCCCGCGGCGGGGCCGGCGGCCGCCGTACCGCCCCAGTAG
- a CDS encoding aspartate/glutamate racemase family protein encodes MRTIGLIGGMSWESTAQYYRLLNELTRERLGGLHSAKCVLYSVDFAEIERLQAAGRWAEAGEVLAGAARALAAAGADLLLICTNTMHKVADQVAAAVDVPLLHLADTTAAAVRAAGLRRVGLLGTAFTMEQDFYRGRLAGHGLEVLVPDAPGRELVHRVIYQELCLGVVREESRAAYREVIAGLVARGAEGVVLGCTEIELLVGPADSPVPLFPTTALHARAAVDAALADG; translated from the coding sequence ATGAGGACCATCGGACTGATCGGCGGCATGAGCTGGGAGTCGACCGCCCAGTACTACCGGCTGCTCAACGAGTTGACGCGGGAGCGGCTCGGCGGGCTGCACTCGGCGAAGTGCGTGCTGTACTCGGTGGACTTCGCCGAGATCGAGCGGCTGCAGGCGGCCGGGCGCTGGGCGGAGGCCGGAGAGGTGCTGGCGGGGGCGGCCCGGGCGCTGGCGGCGGCCGGGGCCGACCTGCTGCTGATCTGCACCAACACCATGCACAAGGTCGCCGACCAGGTCGCCGCGGCGGTCGACGTGCCGCTGCTGCACCTGGCCGACACCACCGCCGCGGCGGTCCGGGCGGCCGGGCTGCGGCGGGTCGGGCTGCTGGGCACCGCGTTCACCATGGAGCAGGACTTCTACCGGGGCCGCCTGGCCGGGCACGGGCTGGAGGTGCTCGTCCCGGACGCGCCGGGCCGGGAGCTGGTGCACCGGGTGATCTACCAGGAGCTGTGCCTGGGCGTCGTCCGGGAGGAGTCCCGGGCCGCCTACCGGGAGGTGATCGCCGGACTGGTCGCCCGGGGCGCCGAGGGCGTCGTCCTCGGCTGCACCGAGATCGAACTGCTGGTCGGGCCCGCCGACAGCCCCGTCCCGCTCTTCCCCACCACCGCCCTGCACGCCCGGGCCGCGGTCGACGCCGCGCTGGCCGACGGCTGA
- a CDS encoding DUF4190 domain-containing protein, whose protein sequence is MPVPGTTAEHPAAPAAAPNSPATAAVLLGALGLFTSFALVGGPVGLAGLVTAGFALRTARRTGTGRGRAVAGLLLSLAAVALSVLAAVLLAWYANHTQQCYRPDGLHQYVECVRRSLSDR, encoded by the coding sequence ATGCCCGTCCCGGGAACGACCGCCGAACACCCCGCAGCCCCCGCAGCGGCCCCCAACTCCCCGGCGACGGCCGCCGTGCTGCTGGGCGCCCTGGGCCTGTTCACCTCGTTCGCCCTGGTCGGCGGCCCGGTCGGCCTGGCCGGCCTGGTCACCGCCGGGTTCGCCCTGCGCACCGCCCGCCGCACCGGCACCGGCCGGGGCCGCGCGGTGGCCGGCCTGCTGCTCTCGCTGGCCGCGGTGGCGCTGTCCGTGCTGGCCGCCGTCCTGCTGGCCTGGTACGCGAACCACACCCAGCAGTGCTACCGGCCCGACGGCCTCCACCAGTACGTCGAGTGCGTCCGCCGCAGCCTGTCCGACCGCTGA
- a CDS encoding sensor histidine kinase yields MTWAIGPLLRGSTYTGTLFAFLGAAASALLLPVAVLPALAWGSGPYGARAGLVLAGWAALVALAGTARSTRRVLVAAARRLLDVPLPPPSGAFGADRRRTPLWLLLHAALGWAATLTVNLLLLAALALPGRWLGGELELSLSGRTVRSGDGWGSWAASLVCVLLAALVCAAVSGTLRRLAPRLLGPSPAERLALAAARERQLAERNRLAQELHDSIGHTLTAATIQAAVAGEVLTGDPAAARAALRSIEESTRAALADLDHVLGVLREEQAGTAPVRTLADLPELLERLRHAGTEVRTDLSDGLDRVPGAVARAAYRILQEGVTNALRHGADGPVRVTALLAPAGWLELSVANPTGRGRRPAFPASGHGLAGLAERVSLLAGEFRAGPDGDGHWVLAARLPLRTRG; encoded by the coding sequence ATGACCTGGGCGATCGGGCCGTTGCTGCGCGGCTCCACCTACACCGGCACGCTGTTCGCCTTCCTCGGCGCGGCGGCCAGCGCCCTGCTGCTGCCGGTCGCGGTGCTGCCCGCGCTGGCGTGGGGCTCCGGCCCGTACGGGGCGCGGGCCGGGCTGGTGCTGGCGGGGTGGGCGGCGCTGGTGGCGCTGGCCGGGACGGCCCGCTCCACCCGGCGGGTGCTGGTGGCGGCGGCCCGCCGCCTGCTGGACGTCCCGCTGCCGCCGCCGTCCGGGGCGTTCGGCGCGGACCGGCGGCGGACCCCGCTGTGGCTGCTGCTGCACGCCGCGCTGGGCTGGGCCGCCACCCTGACGGTCAACCTGCTGCTGCTGGCGGCGCTCGCCCTGCCCGGGCGGTGGCTCGGCGGCGAACTGGAACTGTCGCTGTCCGGCCGGACGGTGCGCTCCGGCGACGGCTGGGGGAGCTGGGCCGCGTCCCTGGTGTGCGTGCTGCTGGCCGCGCTGGTGTGCGCCGCGGTCTCGGGCACGCTGCGCCGGCTCGCGCCCCGGCTGCTGGGACCCTCCCCGGCCGAGCGGCTCGCGCTGGCCGCCGCCCGGGAACGGCAACTGGCCGAACGCAACCGGCTGGCCCAGGAGTTGCACGACTCGATCGGGCACACCCTGACGGCGGCCACCATCCAGGCGGCGGTCGCGGGCGAGGTCCTCACCGGCGACCCGGCGGCCGCCCGGGCCGCGCTGCGCAGCATCGAGGAGTCCACCCGGGCCGCCCTGGCGGACCTCGACCACGTGCTGGGCGTGCTGCGCGAGGAACAGGCCGGCACCGCCCCGGTCCGGACCCTGGCCGACCTGCCCGAACTGCTGGAGCGGCTGCGGCACGCGGGCACCGAGGTGCGGACCGACCTCTCCGACGGCCTGGACCGGGTGCCGGGCGCGGTGGCCCGGGCGGCCTACCGGATCCTCCAGGAGGGCGTGACCAACGCGCTGCGGCACGGTGCGGACGGCCCGGTCCGGGTCACCGCGCTGCTCGCCCCCGCCGGGTGGCTGGAGCTGTCCGTGGCCAACCCGACCGGCCGCGGCCGGCGGCCCGCCTTCCCGGCCTCCGGCCACGGGCTGGCCGGCCTGGCCGAACGGGTGAGCCTGCTCGCCGGCGAGTTCCGGGCCGGCCCGGACGGCGACGGCCACTGGGTCCTGGCGGCCCGCCTCCCGCTCCGGACGCGGGGGTGA
- a CDS encoding response regulator, whose product MSAVAVAPAATLLIADDDPVTRSGLRVLLAAQPGITVVGEAADGLEAVEQARLLRPDVVLMDVRMPRCDGIAATRRILAEVPEPPRVMVITTFENDGHVTAALGAGASGFVLKRLPVDRIARAVRTVAAGEEILFPADLRRMVTARPLDSGRALPDAGLTPREEAVLRLMATGRSNPDIAHALTVSPETVKTHVGNVLTKLGAQNRTHAVVIAYESGLVVPGLPG is encoded by the coding sequence GTGAGCGCGGTGGCGGTGGCGCCCGCCGCCACGCTGCTGATCGCCGACGACGACCCGGTGACCCGCAGCGGCCTGCGGGTCCTGCTCGCCGCGCAGCCCGGGATCACCGTGGTCGGCGAGGCCGCCGACGGCCTGGAGGCGGTCGAACAGGCCCGGCTGCTGCGGCCGGACGTGGTGCTGATGGACGTGCGGATGCCGCGCTGCGACGGCATCGCGGCCACCCGGCGGATCCTCGCCGAGGTGCCGGAGCCGCCCAGGGTCATGGTGATCACCACGTTCGAGAACGACGGCCACGTCACCGCCGCGCTCGGCGCCGGGGCCAGCGGGTTCGTCCTCAAGCGCCTGCCGGTGGACCGGATCGCCCGGGCGGTGCGGACCGTCGCCGCGGGCGAGGAGATCCTCTTCCCGGCCGACCTGCGCCGGATGGTCACCGCCCGCCCGCTGGACTCCGGGCGGGCCCTGCCGGACGCGGGCCTGACGCCCCGTGAGGAGGCCGTGCTCCGGCTGATGGCCACCGGGCGCTCCAACCCCGACATCGCGCACGCGCTCACCGTCAGCCCCGAGACCGTCAAGACCCACGTCGGCAACGTCCTGACCAAGCTCGGCGCCCAGAACCGCACCCACGCTGTGGTCATCGCCTACGAATCCGGCCTGGTCGTCCCGGGCCTGCCCGGCTGA
- a CDS encoding squalene/phytoene synthase family protein, translating into MGGWERALDAAGVREPALREAYGRQRAEVAAYKREVALAAGLLLPPATLPHVIAATAFMHRTDDLLDSGPPATRRAAADRWRAEVAAALRDGRTDRPDLRPLLNSVEARPVLRGRVLDFLAAADADLDFAGFATEADYQDYLDGYSLPGFMVVAALLGPDGDQRAYLAACRTFIDACQRLDFVNDLAEDLAGGRLPLPRQTLAEHGVTRADLERGEATPAVRALLGALLDRADRDRAAGRTLAGLVAPAHRPMVRCLVGVEQLTATAARADPGALLRRPASPAKPALLRLLGREYLRARRVRRAD; encoded by the coding sequence GTGGGCGGCTGGGAGCGGGCGCTGGACGCGGCGGGGGTGCGGGAGCCCGCGCTGCGGGAGGCGTACGGGCGGCAGCGGGCGGAAGTGGCGGCGTACAAGCGGGAGGTCGCGCTGGCCGCCGGGCTGCTGCTGCCGCCCGCGACGCTGCCGCACGTAATCGCCGCGACCGCGTTCATGCACCGCACCGACGACCTGCTGGACAGCGGGCCGCCCGCCACCCGCCGGGCCGCGGCCGACCGCTGGCGCGCGGAGGTCGCCGCGGCGCTCCGGGACGGCCGCACCGACCGGCCGGACCTGCGGCCGCTGCTGAACAGCGTCGAGGCCCGGCCGGTGCTGCGCGGGCGGGTGCTGGACTTCCTGGCCGCCGCGGACGCCGACCTGGACTTCGCGGGCTTCGCCACCGAGGCCGACTACCAGGACTACCTGGACGGGTACTCGCTGCCGGGCTTCATGGTCGTCGCCGCGCTGCTCGGCCCGGACGGCGACCAGCGCGCCTACCTGGCGGCCTGCCGGACCTTCATTGACGCCTGCCAGCGGCTCGACTTCGTCAACGACCTCGCCGAGGACCTCGCCGGCGGCCGCCTCCCCCTGCCCCGGCAGACCCTGGCCGAGCACGGCGTCACCCGCGCCGACCTGGAACGGGGCGAGGCCACCCCGGCGGTGCGGGCCCTGCTCGGGGCGCTGCTGGACCGGGCCGACCGGGACCGGGCCGCCGGACGGACCCTCGCCGGGCTGGTGGCGCCCGCGCACCGGCCGATGGTCCGCTGCCTGGTCGGCGTCGAGCAGCTCACCGCCACCGCCGCCCGGGCCGACCCCGGCGCGTTGCTGCGCCGCCCGGCGAGCCCCGCCAAGCCCGCGCTGCTGCGGCTGCTGGGCCGCGAGTACCTGCGGGCCCGGCGGGTGCGGCGGGCGGACTGA